One genomic window of Onychostoma macrolepis isolate SWU-2019 chromosome 25, ASM1243209v1, whole genome shotgun sequence includes the following:
- the rccd1 gene encoding RCC1 domain-containing protein 1 isoform X2: MNWFGFGFDGFGQIRPSDVSGQVSCKVSTPVLISDVCRSGVIRSDCRVRASWSSRADVHHPDCGSHVCVSGSSEEVCGGIFPESQGCTDALISERYLTLNFTDRVECWEIQHPQNKLVWKRERELSDDTGHAVALPLVSGGYIMAKPPFFRPLCSKLCAVSLALGSEHAVLLTSDGTVYSWGSGSHGQLGHGALTSQEEPQVVEALWGVPIRAVSAGNWHSASVSTGGDLYMWGWNESGQLGLPSRGLEEEKLRGKIRNTELPINEDEKKEADVFISIQAFPALVDIPNVSEISRISCGSRHTAAVTGTGDLYTWGWGHYGQLGHGTENSTDEPTLVDYFPSHRMCVKDVVCGLWNTFVSAVPKEQPQS, encoded by the exons ATGAATTGGTTTGGCTTCGGTTTCGATGGCTTTGGTCAGATAAGGCCGTCAGATGTGAGCGGACAGGTATCGTGTAAAGTGAGCACACCTGTCCTGATATCAGATGTGTGCAGATCGGGTGTGATCAGATCAGACTGTAGAGTCAGAGCCAGCTGGAGCTCCAGAGCTGATGTGCATCATCcagact GTGGCagtcatgtgtgtgtgtctggttCATCAGAAGAGGTTTGCGGAGGTATTTTTCCAGAGAGTCAGGGCTGCACAGACGCTCTCATCAGTGAAAGATACCTGACGCTCAACTTCACAGACAGAGTGGAATGCTGGGAAATCCAGCACCCACAAAACAAGCTTGTGTggaagagagagcgagagctcTCTGACGATACCG GACATGCTGTTGCGCTGCCGTTAGTGTCAGGCGGGTACATCATGGCCAAACCTCCTTTTTTCCGTCCGCTCTGCTCTAAACTGTGTGCCGTGAGCCTGGCGTTGGGCTCTGAGCACGCTGTGCTGCTGACGTCGGACGGGACTGTGTATTCCTGGGGATCTGGAAG tCATGGTCAGCTGGGTCACGGCGCTCTGACGTCACAGGAGGAACCTCAGGTGGTGGAGGCGCTGTGGGGCGTCCCGATCAGAGCAGTGTCTGCTGGGAACTGGCACTCCGCTTCCGTCAGCA CTGGTGGGGACCTGTATATGTGGGGATGGAATGAAAGCGGGCAGCTCGGTCTGCCATCTAGAGGCCTGGAGGAGGAAAAGCTCAGAGGAAAAATCA GAAACACTGAGCTGCCCATAAATGAAGATGAAAAGAAGGAAGCGGATGTGTTTATTTCTATTCAAGCGTTCCCAGCTCTTGTAGACATCCCTAATGTGTCAGAGATCAGCAGGATCAGCTGTGGATCCCGTCATACAGCGGCCGTCACCG gtACAGGGGATCTGTACACCTGGGGATGGG GCCATTATGGACAGCTGGGACATGGCACTGAAAATAGCACAGATGAGCCAACACTGGTGGATTACTTCCCGAGCCATCGAATGTGTGTTAAGGATGTTGTTTGTGGGTTATGGAACACTTTTGTGTCCGCTGTGCCAAAAGAACAACCTCAATCCTGA
- the rccd1 gene encoding RCC1 domain-containing protein 1 isoform X1, protein MNWFGFGFDGFGQIRPSDVSGQVSCKVSTPVLISDVCRSGVIRSDCRVRASWSSRADVHHPDCGSHVCVSGSSEEVCGGIFPESQGCTDALISERYLTLNFTDRVECWEIQHPQNKLVWKRERELSDDTGHAVALPLVSGGYIMAKPPFFRPLCSKLCAVSLALGSEHAVLLTSDGTVYSWGSGSHGQLGHGALTSQEEPQVVEALWGVPIRAVSAGNWHSASVSTGGDLYMWGWNESGQLGLPSRGLEEEKLRGKISGNTELPINEDEKKEADVFISIQAFPALVDIPNVSEISRISCGSRHTAAVTGTGDLYTWGWGHYGQLGHGTENSTDEPTLVDYFPSHRMCVKDVVCGLWNTFVSAVPKEQPQS, encoded by the exons ATGAATTGGTTTGGCTTCGGTTTCGATGGCTTTGGTCAGATAAGGCCGTCAGATGTGAGCGGACAGGTATCGTGTAAAGTGAGCACACCTGTCCTGATATCAGATGTGTGCAGATCGGGTGTGATCAGATCAGACTGTAGAGTCAGAGCCAGCTGGAGCTCCAGAGCTGATGTGCATCATCcagact GTGGCagtcatgtgtgtgtgtctggttCATCAGAAGAGGTTTGCGGAGGTATTTTTCCAGAGAGTCAGGGCTGCACAGACGCTCTCATCAGTGAAAGATACCTGACGCTCAACTTCACAGACAGAGTGGAATGCTGGGAAATCCAGCACCCACAAAACAAGCTTGTGTggaagagagagcgagagctcTCTGACGATACCG GACATGCTGTTGCGCTGCCGTTAGTGTCAGGCGGGTACATCATGGCCAAACCTCCTTTTTTCCGTCCGCTCTGCTCTAAACTGTGTGCCGTGAGCCTGGCGTTGGGCTCTGAGCACGCTGTGCTGCTGACGTCGGACGGGACTGTGTATTCCTGGGGATCTGGAAG tCATGGTCAGCTGGGTCACGGCGCTCTGACGTCACAGGAGGAACCTCAGGTGGTGGAGGCGCTGTGGGGCGTCCCGATCAGAGCAGTGTCTGCTGGGAACTGGCACTCCGCTTCCGTCAGCA CTGGTGGGGACCTGTATATGTGGGGATGGAATGAAAGCGGGCAGCTCGGTCTGCCATCTAGAGGCCTGGAGGAGGAAAAGCTCAGAGGAAAAATCAGTG GAAACACTGAGCTGCCCATAAATGAAGATGAAAAGAAGGAAGCGGATGTGTTTATTTCTATTCAAGCGTTCCCAGCTCTTGTAGACATCCCTAATGTGTCAGAGATCAGCAGGATCAGCTGTGGATCCCGTCATACAGCGGCCGTCACCG gtACAGGGGATCTGTACACCTGGGGATGGG GCCATTATGGACAGCTGGGACATGGCACTGAAAATAGCACAGATGAGCCAACACTGGTGGATTACTTCCCGAGCCATCGAATGTGTGTTAAGGATGTTGTTTGTGGGTTATGGAACACTTTTGTGTCCGCTGTGCCAAAAGAACAACCTCAATCCTGA
- the cib1 gene encoding calcium and integrin-binding protein 1 → MGGTSTKLPKDLLSEYQELTFLTKQEILLAHKIFSELQDRENGPYSTRVSMEKILTLPELKSNPFQKRICHVFSTSDMKDGSLSFEDFLDLLSAFSDSATLEIKSHYAFRIFDFDDDGTLDARDLEKLVNSLTGETDDTRLTAEEMRQLISNILEESDIDKDGTVNLSEFQHVISRSPDFVSSFKIVL, encoded by the exons ATGGGGGGAACATCGACCAAGTTACCGAAAGATCTTCTGTCAGAGTATCAG GAGCTCACATTTCTCACAAAGCAAGAAATCTTACT GGCACACAAAATATTCTCTGAACTGCAGGACAGAGAAAATGGACCGTACAGCACCAGAGTGTCCATGGAGAAGATCCTCACACTTCCTGAACTGAAG TCTAACCCCTTCCAGAAAAGGATATGTCACGTCTTCTCAACCTCTGACATGAAGGATGGCAGCTTGAGCTTTGAGGATTTCCTGGACCTCTTGAGTGCCTTCAGCGATTCGGCGACCCTGGAAATCAAGTCCCACTACGCTTTCCGAATCTTTG ACTTTGATGATGACGGGACTCTTGATGCTAGAGACCTGGAGAAGCTGGTGAACTCTCTGACTGGCGAGACAGACGACACCCGTCTGACGGCGGAGGAGATGAGACAGCTCATAAGCAAT ATCCTGGAGGAGTCAGATATTGATAAGGACGGCACAGTCAATCTCTCAGAATTTCAGCACGTCATCTCCAGATCTCCAGATTTTGTCAG TTCATTCAAGATTGTGTTGTGA
- the gtf2h1 gene encoding general transcription factor IIH subunit 1, which translates to MASLSEEVLLVVKRVRQRKQDGTLYLMAERIAWGPEGKDRFTVSHLYADIRCQKISPDGKAKIQLQLVLHTGESTTFHFANESTALKDRDTTKDLLQQLLPKFKKKANKELEEKNRMLQEDPVLFQLYKDLVVSQVISAEEFWANRLSLNTVEHSLSNNNKQEVGISAAFLADIRPQTDGCNGLRYNLTSDIIESIFRTYPTVKQKYAENVPHNMTEKEFWTRFFQSHYFHRDRISTGQQDIFSECAKQDEKGLKSMVTQGVKNPMVDLLSLEDKTLDEGYGTATVPTTSNSSNKSLRENSNSAIIKRFNHHSAMVLAAGLRKAEAPSDQASETSSTDGNSRDSDFFQPPLKKVKLQESIEYDDLQGDSGRKTITLNLKKSDRYSHGPIPLQSQHYSTSQDIINSISIIQHEMRNYKPRLTQVMSSSAASSAISALSPGGVLMQGGGQQPINQLVPTDVQSELKHLYTAAGELLRHFWSCFPVNTPFLEEKVVKMKSNLERFQVTKLHPFQEKIQRQYLSMNLTGHLEEMLQAAYNKFQVWQTRRMLRKT; encoded by the exons ATGGCGTCTCTGTCCGAGGAGGTGTTGTTGGTGGTGAAGAGGGTCCGTCAGAGGAAGCAGGACGGGACTCTGTACCTGATGGCAGAGCGGATCGCCTGGGGTCCGGAAGGGAAGGACCGCTTCACAGTCAGCCACCTGTATGCTGACATCCGCT GTCAGAAGATCAGTCCTGATGGTAAAGCGAAGATCCAGCTTCAGCTGGTTCTGCACACGGGAGAAAGCACCACCTTTCATTTCGCCAATGAGAGCACAGCACTGAAGGACAGAGACACCACCAAAGATCTCCTACAGCAGCTCCTGCCCAAGTTCAAGAAGAAAGCCAATAAAGAGCTGGAGGAGAAGAACAG GATGTTGCAGGAAGACCCTGTTCTCTTCCAACTCTATAAGGACTTAGTGGTGAGTCAGGTGATCAGCGCTGAGGAGTTCTGGGCCAATCGGCTGAGTCTGAATACTGTGGAACACTCCCTctccaacaacaacaaacaggAAGTGGGCATTTCTGCTGCCTTCCTG GCCGACATCAGACCGCAGACAGATGGCTGCAACGGCCTGCGCTACAATCTGACCTCTGACATTATTGAGTCGATCTTCAGAACCTACCCTACAG TCAAGCAGAAATACGCTGAGAATGTTCCTCACAACATGACAGAGAAGGAGTTCTGGACGCGGTTCTTTCAGTCTCATTACTTCCACAGAGACCGGATCAGCACGGGCCAGCAGGACATCTTCTCAGAGTGTGCCAAACAGGACGAGAAGG GCCTGAAATCAATGGTGACCCAAGGAGTGAAGAACCCCATGGTGGATCTGCTGTCACTCGAGGATAAAACATTAGATGAG GGTTACGGCACAGCAACAGTTCCCACTACATCAAACTCATCAAACAAATCACTGAGAGAGAACAGCAACTCTGCCATAATCAAACGCTTCAACCACCACAGTGCCATGGTGCTGGCGGCCGGCCTACGCAAAGC GGAAGCTCCCAGTGATCAAGCCAGTGAGACCAGCAGCACTGATGGGAACTCCAGAGATTCAGATTTCTTTCAGCCGCCACTCAAAAAG GTAAAATTACAGGAATCCATAGAGTATGATGACCTGCAGGGTGACTCTGGGCGTAAGACCATCACTCTGAACCTGAAGAAATCAGACAG ATATTCCCACGGCCCGATTCCTCTTCAGTCGCAGCATTACAGCACCAGTCAAGACATTATCAACTCCATCAGCATTATCCAGCACGAGATGAGGAACTATAAACCCCGCCTGACGCAG GTGATGTCCAGCAGTGCGGCGAGCTCCGCCATCTCAGCGCTGTCACCTGGAGGCGTTCTGATGCAGGGAGGAGGCCAACAGCCCATAAACC AATTAGTGCCCACTGATGTTCAGAGCGAGCTGAAGCACTTATATACAGCTGCCGGAGAACTGCTCCGACATTTCTGGTCCTGTTTCCCCGTCAACACTCCCTTCCTGGAGGAAAAG GTGGTAAAGATGAAATCTAATCTGGAGAGATTCCAGGTGACAAAGCTCCACCCCTTTCAAGAAAAGATCCAGCGGCAGTATTTGAGCATGAAT CTAACGGGCCACCTGGAGGAAATGCTTCAGGCTGCGTACAACAAGTTCCAAGTCTGGCAAACGCGCCGAATGTTGAGAAAAACCTGA